ATGAAACAAGTtgagtttttcctgttttgtttctcagaccttttgcaaaaaaaaaaaaaaaaaaaaactgaggtAGAGATAAAGGACAACAGATATTCAgccccccccctccaaaaaaagttttgaatcaAACTAAAATTTGAGCTTTAACATAGACATTCCAGTCTACAAGAGACCCTTttcttgataaaaatcaaattatatttGGTTTATTTGCCAGGAGATGCGTAAAGGGGAATCTGGTtagtattttgaagtgtttttaaaTACCCACTTGCTTGATTTCCGTAGTTCAGTGACTTGTCTCTGGAGGGTTGATACATACTGTGAacataaaagtaattttttttaaactgcaaacatcagtgtgcatattctccatacagttctctacACTTTCCCTttggtattgacaaggagactttgttttacaatcaagagctcctttagttaacaaccaatttttattttctcataaCCTCCATatttgattcagcagtattgctgtgaggagaaattacgtGCTGGTCACTCTCGGGggttaaaaagtttaaattgtACTAAGCATGGCAAATTTGATtccattttgatttgagttgtTTGTCAATTCAGTTGTTTTTTGGTGCAATTTTTCCCTTCCACTGATTTCGTATGACTGTGAAACCTCCTtttgctccacttgtcaccactgtatTGAATCATTAAAAAGGTTTGAtactgggatgtgaaaattttttggttatttggttttgatcgatttttttggcagttttccggtttttaatgactttttctATGGTTTTGCAGTTTCTTGTAGACCCTAATACCTCCCTCCTATGTATATTATCTGGCAAGGCCCCTTACGTTTATATTTCTAGTAATTTCATGAGcaatgaatgataaaaaaaatgatgttgCAGTAAGTAGTTTCCAGGTTTTATTAATATGTTGCACCAATAAGGTTATCACttgtttttataacttttattgACTGAAATCAATGAATGgtttctatatatttttttctatcgcCTTAGGTCAAGCATTtctcttgtttatttcattcaaaaggAGGAAATTTCTCAAAGCGCTGAAAGCAAACTGTTTCCCTGTCTGTGGGAAAAGTCACTCACGATGAACCAGTAAACACGGTACAAATTGTATAAAATCAATCACTGTGATGTAAAAGATCATGATGTACGTGAAGTCGTTAACAATAATGTTTTGGAATAGAAACGTTTTCAGTGAGGTGAATTAACATTAGTGATGTAATCTTACCCGATCTAGTCTCCAGTTTACgttctctttgttttcttgaGTCTCCTCCGCCATAGCTTCACATCGTTCTAAAAGTCGCCGAAAATTTATTTCCAGTTTCGAGGCCGCCATGTTGGCAACTTTAAATTTACATGGGTATAAGCTTACTTGTAGTGTATCACATAGAATTGTGGTGCATCGTGTAGGCTCACAGCTTAGCTGAGCACCGGAAGATTGCTGACTGTTTCTCGGCCAGCCCCTTTCCTATAATGACGAACTCAGTAGAGGTGTGAAAAATGGTATGTTTGGTATAAAATTAAGGGTCAGGATTTGAAGCACGGATAGCACACCTCTACCCCCCTCCCCTGGGGCTGTACTCGATTGTGGATATGGCAGGCCTATTGCGAAGTCACGGACTCCTGATATAAGAAATGTGTTTAACATTTGGACACCAACATCATTCCGTTTTCAGGAAATACGTCATATGAAAGGGTGGTTACAGCCCAATGCCTCATCTTTCGCAGTTTTGATTGTTATGTGGTTACAACTTCCTCAACTCATCGCAAGGCAAGGCAAAGAGTAACAAGCCTCTATAATTACTGAGTTTTTCTCACCCCCAGAATTCTTATAATTCGAAACGAAAATCACTGATACCCTGAATTCCGCTCAGTTTTCTCTTAATGCCATGTGTTTAACTTTGCTAAGACGTAGGGATTAATTGGAATCATGCGGAATTTTTAAGTATTCTCGTCCGTGTGCGGCGCTCGATCAATTATCACGTATTGCGCGACATCTCTCGAGAGCGTGACAACCATACCAtcttaacttaaaatttacattCAGATTAGATCTCTTTTAGCTTGCCCTTGGGAAAATCTTACTTTGCTCGAGGCAGTTTCTTAAAATGACCACATACTTTAAATATACAGATAGGGGCATGCCTTAGCATGTATCCCGGTGAATAAATATTCGGATGTCTCAGAGGTAATTTGTGACGTGTATTTCGGTTACGTCAATCAGAGAAATTATGAAACAATGTTTTTATATGAATCGATCTCCAAGTATTGTGCGGGTAGAAGAGAACTGTGTCTGTACTTGTCAGTTCCGTTTTTTCACGCCCGTTCTTTTAAAGAGACCTGTGTTTTCAGAAAGGTTTTAGATCCGTCGCAACCAGGAGCAATTCGCTGTACTTATCCTGTTTACGTACTTGTGAAATTCTGAGGACTTCAGCATTACTCGAGAAATCAAGGCGAGTATACTTGGTCTTAATAGCAAAGCTGGTTACACCGAATGCAGTCAAAATGTGTATTTGGTTATATTTTGGCTATAATATTGTCGAAAATATCTATAAATATTTCCCTATGCCAAGGGCCGATCGATGCGTTATGCGTGCAAATATGATAACAGTTAAAAAATTGTATCTATCATTCCACAGGCAAAAAATGGCTTCCGTTCCGATAAGTTCAGCGTATGTGAAGCAGTTGGAGAGAAATTCCATGTCGGAAACGAAAGCACAAAGTAATGGTACTGAACTGGCAAAATATGAGAAGAATCAGGATATTGCACAAGAAAGAAGGCCTTTTTCTAGTTGCATCTGTAATGTGCAAACGATGTTACAATCTTCCCTCCAGAGTCTGCCATTTTTCTCATCAGCGCCAAGTGAACAACGGTTTAAAGAGTGCGTGGATCGTCCCTAAGCACGGATTTGCAAGATACGCTAAATTTTATATGAGTGGAAGTGATTACGAAGCATTTTAACAGGGAAGAAACACCTTTTTCATTTTCGGTCTCCTTGACTATCGAATCCTTTCAAAATAtacgtgacctctttcatgtatGTGTCAATTGCGCGAAGTGCTGAAAAGCCTGACTAAACAAAGTGGCACGTGAACCTAAATAACAGCCAATCTTTGATCTTCTCATATGAGGAAGTCGAGATCGGGGTAGACGTCACGCCAATGAGATGCTCCCTTGTAATCAAAGGTTCAAAATCACAACATGTGTTCAGGATTCACGTGTAACAATTTGACATGTTTTATCTCGGAAATCAGTTTGAGGAAAGACTGAATAAATCGCGGTTATCATGAATTCTCCAGTGTACATCCTGGAAGCCAATTTCTGCATTTTGCACTCGGTTCAAGCAGACGCTAGAATTAGAAGAATCATCTCAATATCCCAGCGTGTGGGAGGAAACATAAGTTGCTCGTTGCGTAAACAGTAACGGAAATCCTATATAATGCCTGTCTTGCAAGTAAGCGTAGCAAAGAACTGTATGCATTATGAATTATGAAGTTAGACGGCATTTTGCCGAAAACATTCATCCTGGCGATgattaacaataaaataattttatagtCGTTTTTCTTACGTTGTATTTGGTTACAGTAAATAGTGACAGGATTATGGTGTTTGTATTGTATTTCTAGTCAACCCTGTCGTTGTggtcgaaaaaaaattagatcaatATCCCGTAATGCAGACTTAACAAACAAACGTGATTGTTTCTCAAATCAAGCGAGAACAATATCTATTTTTCATGACTATTGCATGACGGATCTGGGTGCTGCTCCTAGACAAAGGCTGTCTGTCACTAGGACATTTCAGAGGACGAGAACGATCTCTGTTCCCGTCGCTTTCATTAAGTGCATGCGATTGATGGAACAAGTGTTGTCAAATTGATTTCGGAAAACGTTGACGTTTCCAGCCAGTTTTTTCCTGACGCTAATTTCTAATTTCCAAAGACGATTGTCGGTTCCAAATCGAACAAAAATTCAGGAGTTGCTCTGCAAAAAGGTCAGGTAAGAAGCAAAGTAAAATGTACTCTTTACCTTAGTTGACCCTCTGCCTCAACCGATAGGCTCTTGTAGCGTCAGGTCTTTTATTTAGATTATTTCTTTTACAAGGAAAAGAATGGCATCTGTGCCAATTAGTGTCGCTTATGTGAATCATCTTCATACGGATACTTCGCCTGGTGAAAAGACGCAAGTCACCAATTTTACGGAAGTCACTGGAAGGGACAACATTCAACTTGAAACACAGCGAAGATGGCCTTTCCATATAAAAGCTCAAACGCAGTCACAAACACCACAGTCTTCGCCCCAGAAGTCATCCCGTCTCATTTCGAAGTGAACTAAATCACAAATTACGCTTGCCTAGATGATGGATCATCACGGTGTAACATAATCCTGAGTTTAAAGTTCTGGAAAGCGGTTTGTCGTGGATGTGTGTGCAAAGCTTAAACATAGACCTGAAAAATTAGGCTAGAAATTTGACTTGTTAGTCAGACACGAAAATTCATCCGAGGTTTTGAGTACGTGATCACTTGTGTTTAATCTCGATTGCGTAACAAATTTACCTGCAAAAGAGAcgtgataacgtacatgttCCTTAAGTTCGTCACGCGATCTGGCCGTTGAGTGACGAACCAACTAGAAACTGTTCACGGCGGCAACGTCCATGTTCGCCAACTGAGATGACAAAGATAATTCAAAATTGCCCTTTCTTTGGGTGAATcacgaattttaaaaaaggaaagtttccGTCACACGATCGAATATCCCGAGCGAATGACACtgtaaaaattatcatttaatcCCTGAGGATATTTTATAAGAGGGTGTTGTGATAACTTCAACTGAAGcataacaaaatgaaattcCTTCTTATTCTTTATTATCTCATCCCTTTGGTCAAAACACTTTGCCAAGTTGCTCCTTTGGTCAAATGCCTTTAATAGGATAATTCTCCTTTTTCCTAAACCATCCAATCATTAGATATAGACAAAAAGAAtcatactgaattttctttttaagctttcagatctgaaatcagactTCACACTGACTCTGGCTTCTCTTAATTTAACTTTGAGGAAACCGGTCCTGAGAAATAATTCTATATGCTTTCTTTAACTTTTATGTGCCAAAAAGTGCTCcctgtttttcctcttttaattaaaactatACGCGAAGGAAAgtgtaaaaaaagtttaaaaggagaaaaatatgtACTGGTAAGGACTTGAGGATCCAAGGTATGCGCAACCTACTGATACTGATGTGGTTGTTGCTGATTGAAGAGCAAACGCATAGATGACTTCACCATTCACAACATTTTGATCTTTCATCATATACAAGTCGATTTCATGTTGCCGCGCGAccgttcaaaaaaaaaaaaatcacagaaatgCTGTAAAAACGCGGTACGAACAAAAAAGTAGCATGACACATCCCCAATGGTGAGCTTAAGTACACGCATAGACAACATAATGGTCAGACTGATGGTCCCAGATTGCCAagtatttatttacattttctaagCTCACACTAACACTGCTTGTCTTAACTGACCATGGATATAGTCAATCCAGTGACCCTCATAGATATAACTATTTACGTATATTCCATAAAGTCAAGTATACAAATTAGAAATATATCGGACTGGTCATATGAAGATGAAGACGTGTTCATTTTCAAGATGACAAGTGGCCAGGTAAGAAATTGAAACtatatcttttcaaaaaaatttgccCAAGAACTCCGCGTTACAATTAAGACACGCCGACCTGGCTAGCGATTCAtccttaatgaaaaaaaaaaaacagaatcaaAACGACAAATTCCTAACCAATGTACCTCTGCTTACAGACCGTTCCAGTGTCGATATACAAATAAGGAACCTGAAGATTCCTTCCGCAACAAAGATGTTCAAAATGATCATTCGAAAGTGCGGTCGGCTAGAGAGCTTCTGACAAAGACGTTTGCGTGACTTTTTAAGtttgcgtgacaaacaaatgaaaagcgATACCTGCAGGGCCAAAACCTTAACTTCTCACGGACCGTTCCTTTTCCTAAAACCAACAACCCTAAAGACTGAAAAGTTTCCCCACGACTCTTGAGTGCAAGTATAAGCAAAGCAACCTTTTATAAAAGTTAATCCGAGTTATTCGAATTCATCCAAATTGCATAGCGTTTTTCGAAGTTTGCAGGAGCTATATCAGTATTTAGGAGCTATTTCAGCAACGTGCAAATCTATCTGCGACTTAGAGGAGTCTACAAAATACTACTTTGGCAAGAgagaaaaatgcaataaaagcAACGTTAAAATTGTTAGGAACAACGGTAGCCTTGGATAGAGAAGATCGACCAAGATTGAAAACTTTGGCTAAATCCCTTAGGATGCAAAACCCAAGACAAAGCTTCAAAACGCGTAGATGTTCTTGCCTTCTCGGTCTTCAAGGCGAGGTCCAAAGGGCtaaatttaaaggaaataataaGACTCTCCGCTcccaatagaagaaaaaaaaaacataaatatatGCAAAGATAACAGATAAAAGGTGAAGATAAAAATTAGCCGCCCAGCTTTCTTCTTTAGTGCCTTCGCGTCGACCAGTCGTTGTCAGTTAAAGACAACAATTCACTGACAACGTTCGCTACATTGTTGTTATGTTTCTCCAGCAGCTGTTCGTTGAGCCTGCGATTGCAAAAGCCCATCTCCATTAGACATTCATGGCAGGTAGAAGTGGATCGACCAGGAGGCCAGGTTACTTCGTTTACTACAGGAGCCTCCTGTGAGGGGAAGGAGTAGAAATCATGTAAGTCAAAACAGGTAATTTACCACGACAATCAGGTGAAGATTCCATGCATTAGAAGAAGAAAATTCATAGCTTATTATAGCCGTAATAAAAGCAGGAAAGCTTGGGTGTCGAGGAAAATAGCATTCGTATCGGGTTGACTTTTGTGGCTATGAAACATTGTGCATTTTAAGCGCATTAGATCATGTACCATGTATTTTACGCTATACAAATAATAAAGTTATAAAGTTATATTGTACAATTCACAGTGGTGAACGGGCTTTGCAACTGCGTGCGGCTTAGGCGCTGTAGCCTGGGCACCACTGTTCATCCAAAACGAAAATTCTCGCTCGCAAGAGCAAAAAGAAACGTAACTGGTGACGAATGAAACGTAAATCCGCGCAAGCATATCATGCGTTTTTTAGTTCAGTCCATACCTTCCGATTCGGTTTCGAAATTCAAATTATATAGTTTGAAGTTAAAGTAACCAGAGGTTCGACACCTTCAATGCGCTAACCcatatttcaattaaaattcTAAGCGTAAGGAAAATTGAGAGCTGGTTGGCTTACATTAGAAGATGGTTCCGCTTCTGATGGCCGATTAACGGACACTTCACATCCTTGCGCGGGATTGTATGTTGCAGTCGCCTCAGGTTTTGGCACACCAGAAAGGAAATTCTCCACAGTAGAGTAAACAGCCCTTCCTGCGCTGGCTGCGGCATCTATCGCCGTGGACAATACATCGGACACCACACTGGAAGCAAAATCACTACTAGCACTGTTCTGACGGACTCGCTTCACAACCATGACTTCACTAACGGGAACAGTAGTAGGGACCATCACGACAGGAGAGGATGGTTCTGGCTGCAAGGCAACAGGAGCAGGTTCATCACTGCTGGAGACAGGCTGTGCTGCTATTGGCTGCGAGGTGACATCTGGTACTGCAGGAGCCCCCGTCCTCTCATCATCAATATCACCGTTGTCATCTTCATTAACATCACTTTCGTCCTCATTGCGTGCCGCTGGTTCAGGAGCAGGGACGTTTACAGGCTCAGTTATGATGGGCATTTCGGGTTGAGTGGGTTCGTAGCTCAAGTCTCTTGGAGGTTCCTCCGGTGCTATAAGACCCTCCAACCGTGGTTCTGACACAGGTGGATCAGGAAGTTGTGGGATTGAGTCATTTAACGGTTCAAACACTTTGTCATCCTCATCGACAGTGGTCCTGGAAATTGTCTCCATACTAGTGTCGTCACTTCTCACACTCCTTTGATCGATGAAAAAAGTAGTACCAGGAACTCTATCAAGCTCGGTTTTAAGAGGGGGCTGATCGCTGAGGGTAAATGAAAATGCTCTTTGTTGACTCTCGGTCATTTGCTTATATTCTGTGACACTAACAGTTACGGGGGAGGGATCTGCAGTCAGGGGGGCGTTTGGGTCAAAGCAAGGAGGGACGGGTACCACCATGAACTCGTCGGACATATCAGTGGCGACGCTTTCGACGTCACTTGTTGCATCTGTGGACACAAAATTAAAACGttttaagagaaaacaatgtGACATCTCAACGGTCGATAATCTTTGTTCGCGACACACGAGAAAGATGCTGAACGAAGCCTTACAACAGTAGTTTACTGAcgctttttttatatatatttttctcgGTTTATCGTTCACATTTTGACCAGTTAGGTCCTTCGTTGAGCCTATTGTTGGGCTTATTATCCATGTGTTCGTGCGTTCGCTTCTATGCTTaaactctttgttttctttttctcgtttctacacaaacagtttgaaaaaaaattagccagAGAAGATTTATGTTGGAAAATAAAGCACTCTTCAAGAGCCCCTTTATCTTCTCTTTTATCATCGCCCATCGCCAAGAACGTGAATGAGATGAGAGAATGTCTCGATTGAGAGCACAAGGGAGTGGAGGTGGGAGTACTTCCTTCCCAGcgcacataaaaaaaaaaaatgtgtgtgAACAACCTATGCCCTTAAAACCATCACAAGAGTTCACACCTTCCACAGCACAAGCCACGAGCTCCTCTATCTCAGCTCCGTCAAAGGACTCTACTTCCAAGCCACACCCAGCTGCATCCCACTCCAGCTCGGAGAACTGAGCAGTTTGGCAGGACACGGTCACAGATTCTAACGGCAGCCTAATCTTCTCGAATTCTGCTGTGTCCTCGGTAGAACTAAGGTATACGTCTGATCCCGATGCTTCGTCCGGTTCCTCGGCCATTGGTTCCTGAAGAACTAAGTCCTCCACAAGCTTCCTGACAGGGGAGGTGTCGCGTTCAGGGAATGCACTGTTAATCAGGGTGGTGCTATCATAACTGGGGTACTTGGGGGCTTCTTgtttgagtgaaaaaaaaaacatgacataagACTTCTGAcaattaatattcataaaatatatttcctgCAGCTGTTGTCGTGGATAAAAAAAACCGTTTTGAGAATCAGCAGCCGCAGACTTCTTTAAGGTCAAACTAGGCACGTTCACTCAAGAAAGTTAAAGATAATTGTCACAATTTGGAAAACTCACACGACAGCTTAAATTTGAATTCATACAGTTACTACATTCTAAATTAACGAATGACTAAATCATACAGAACTGACTTACTAACTgactaacaaataaaattaactaAATATTTAATAAGTGTTTTTACACACACTGTTTGAAGCGGACGAATAATACCTGTCTCTGTTGGGCTGTCCTGATTAAGCAGCATCTCATTTTCAACTTTCTCCTCTTCAACAACAATCTGACACCAGAAGAGAGGGCCAAATGGGATACTGTGATGACACAGCTGCCATTTActacaacaaaaatatatcaataattatttcttgACACTGGAGGAGTACAGTGAATGGGCATTCAAGACATCGTTATTTTCAGGTAGACATAACTTCTTTAAGGAGCTATGTAACTTAACGTTTATCactttagaaagaaaaattcaatgtggaaagttgaaaaaatacAACGAAGAAGcaaagttattttcaattcaaaatcgAAAGTTTTCCACAACTGCATTGGTTTCGTTCTTCTCTgctcagtgattggtccagagaACTCGCGCAACTATTTAGACCAACCGGATGCCAAACTAGAAACAATTGCGACTTGTTCACATACGTTTTGAGAACACTTTTCGATTGAGAACGGTgcaaccaaaatcaaagtagcCACGACAGCCAATCAGTAGAGAGGAAGATATCCTAAAGAGCCAATGAGatctcaaagtaaaaacaaccaagccgccaaaagcgcgggaaaacaagggcgaccaagtcgtgattggttttagctttgtatctgattggttgagagtgtGTCGCAAGTTTTCAGGACTAATCAAAGAGCGAATAGAACAAAACTAATGTAATTCCGGATTACCTTCagcactcagttgaaaattgctttatagcgcttaaaaaaatttgtgtgTTTTAACTTTGAGCTCTCACTAGTTTCTTGTGATAATTCCCTTTCTTCTGATTAACTATTTTAAGAGGACGTTTCCGAATTACCTCTGCCCTCTTTTTCAAAACGAGGCTTGGTACtggtgaaaataaattaaatttgcGTATGAATGAAAACATATATTCGGATGAAAAGATGAGCACCAGGACTCGCTGAAATGCGCTCTAACAAAACGAAGAGGAGTGAGAATAGCTCGAGATGCTAAAAATCAAAACGGACTTTCAACGacagagctgacgtttcgagcgttagcgagtgacgaagggctaacactcgaaacgtcagctttgaaactctctacggtgtCCAgtttacgctatcaactcagttgataacacttaagtaccctgttatactctcccaccgacgcagcaccacagtttctttcgaaacttacccccttttatCAACGACAAACTCCGACAACTGAGGCTGAAGTTTTCAACATACACAAACTGAGACCCTAGCTTTTTATAAAATGCGTTTTGCCCCCTCACTGCTCCATAACTGTTGTCTTTCTTACTGACTGTAAAATGTACAGACTGATATATGTATGACAAAATTTCTGTATGATACGAATTTCAAATACCTTTCATAACGCCCAGGTGCTAATGGAGCAATGAACGGCACCATAAGTTCACCTTCTTCATCTAGTTTCAAGGACGGTACcttaactttgttttcttctgtaGCAACTAGGATGTTACCCTCTAGACACTGAAGCTGTGAGGAGAAGATGTTCAGCAGAATGTTAAAACAGTTTAGACTCAATATCTACACATGTAAGGTTGGGCACCGATAACCAAAAGAACGTTCCACAACATCAGAGTGAACAAGATGAGCCACGCACAGAGTAGGAGAGGTATCTGCAAGGGCATATGGATCAAATGGGAGTTTTCGTCGTTTTCTAAATATTACGGTTTGAGATAATCTGCCATCAACAAAATGAATTATTCAAAACAACAGTCTTACCACTGTCTTAGCATTCCACTTTCGACCTTTGTTCTTCACAATCCAACGTTTCAGAAACTAGCAAGTAAagagaaaactgaaaacttacTAAGAAATACTAGCCGTGCATCAAGTTCAAACTATACCCTTGAAGACAATCCAGAATATTTGGCTTGGAACCAACTGCCACGAAGATTCCAAACGAAAAAGGCAGCCTTCCGTTATGTTTTGAAGAGAATATTGCAAAATTTAATCGCAAAAactgtaaatttgaaaattcgaTTTGATGAAATGCCAAGAAACATTTTAGACCTAGTGTTTCACATTGATTAATGAAAAGGTTgcaattaaacatttttttcaatgttcttCAGAATCCATGGTTTTTATCAAAACAGGGTTTATGCCATACTACAGCGCAGCTAAAAGAGAAGGGGACCAAAATGTGCGCGTCAAACTCGTGTAGAGCGTGTCTGAGACCAGACGCAGACTAGTCTCGACAGAAAAGCATACGCGTCTACTGTAGACGCGTCTGTCTAATTAGCATGAGGAACGGTCATTGTTTATGTGGATGAGCATTGTATTTATAGTAAAAACTGTTGGTTAAATTACACAGAAAATTCGTCGATCGTCTTGAATTTCTTACGGCTGCGTTTGTTTAATCACTGCCTTAGTGCTGTTAACTTAATACAGTTTTTGCTCGCCGGTAAATTTCATCAAGGTTCGCTCACCAAATAACGCATCATACTGTAATTGACCTTTTGGGCTTTAGAGTTCACGTGTAGTGCCCCGtaacttttgatgtaaacaaaccccgaaagttcggacattcTTCGAATCTGCTTCAACGGCAgcgaaatgacaacttgcttgaCGCACGatcaaataaataataaaagaaagataccaattttgagcgaagaaacgtttcttgaAAGTGAgaagttatttaagaaaaatttccaaagccgaaGTTCGAACACATGTGCTGCAAGCTcgactcaatgtccgaactttcggtgtttgtttacatcaaaagtcacttGACACTATACGTGAAATCTAAAGCCCAAAAGGTGAATTTAATACGGCTAGTGCACAAATTGAATAACAATCGTCTGTGTCTCACCTTATGTCCTGCCTTTATAACTGTACCGTCAGGTATGCTGGCATCGGCTATGAA
The sequence above is a segment of the Pocillopora verrucosa isolate sample1 chromosome 13, ASM3666991v2, whole genome shotgun sequence genome. Coding sequences within it:
- the LOC131790187 gene encoding next to BRCA1 gene 1 protein-like isoform X2; translated protein: MTDRVKVKARFNGIARRFEISSPTSWEELTFQIKELFDVQDFTLKYIDDENELVTIGTDVELEEALKVTQKTGLFRLVVESPYVPQTSVPGIESLKDLLVESEEDTPVLQAQKRKLIFNTTTPSELSSAYKTAKMDDAECQETVIKANSNFQEAEKDSQFEAAEKEPLPTEGNEIVNGRGDSKVVDETVESAGVLQNPSSTGPPIHERIADESTADQYIPLIELMQPVPSNPSQVSTSSFGKPKRAPRKPKAKSCYFQLAENISDELATMNEKLHKRLRSSLDVLKSEEHVPMEGLGDFGEDSYVFVPQQGDMTAITGAVKVENEKLLSSPNESNETQPKAEGEGEVEVTANPDVLNPSASGNKSNQGSVDQEKMAEVVQRVVQESVPQIVEAAMKNLQQLHLSSPSPSSSPTQTCDRLAWGKVVHKGIVCASCGQAVCGIRYKCCFCRDYDLCEVCEGKEGIHDPNHFFAKLRNHVPGIGLKNGEMVPVLKHFVYKMTVKEGYKKEKKEERRKEKDEKKERKKEKLIIKEREKEKRDVKRRIKKEWRQIRESDADTSNERMGNCLNAEFIADASIPDGTVIKAGHKFLKRWIVKNKGRKWNAKTVLQCLEGNILVATEENKVKVPSLKLDEEGELMVPFIAPLAPGRYESKWQLCHHSIPFGPLFWCQIVVEEEKVENEMLLNQDSPTETAPKYPSYDSTTLINSAFPERDTSPVRKLVEDLVLQEPMAEEPDEASGSDVYLSSTEDTAEFEKIRLPLESVTVSCQTAQFSELEWDAAGCGLEVESFDGAEIEELVACAVEDATSDVESVATDMSDEFMVVPVPPCFDPNAPLTADPSPVTVSVTEYKQMTESQQRAFSFTLSDQPPLKTELDRVPGTTFFIDQRSVRSDDTSMETISRTTVDEDDKVFEPLNDSIPQLPDPPVSEPRLEGLIAPEEPPRDLSYEPTQPEMPIITEPVNVPAPEPAARNEDESDVNEDDNGDIDDERTGAPAVPDVTSQPIAAQPVSSSDEPAPVALQPEPSSPVVMVPTTVPVSEVMVVKRVRQNSASSDFASSVVSDVLSTAIDAAASAGRAVYSTVENFLSGVPKPEATATYNPAQGCEVSVNRPSEAEPSSNEAPVVNEVTWPPGRSTSTCHECLMEMGFCNRRLNEQLLEKHNNNVANVVSELLSLTDNDWSTRRH
- the LOC131790187 gene encoding next to BRCA1 gene 1 protein-like isoform X1; this encodes MTDRVKVKARFNGIARRFEISSPTSWEELTFQIKELFDVQDFTLKYIDDENELVTIGTDVELEEALKVTQKTGLFRLVVESPYVPQTSVPGIESLKDLLVESEEDTPVLQAQKRKLIFNTTTPSELSSAYKTAKMDDAECQETVIKANSNFQEAEKDSQFEAAEKEPLPTEGNEIVNGRGDSKVVDETVESAGVLQNPSSTGPPIHERIADESTADQYIPLIELMQPVPSNPSQVSTSSFGKPKRAPRKPKAKSCYFQLAENISDELATMNEKLHKRLRSSLDVLKSEEHVPMEGLGDFGEDSYVFVPQQGDMTAITGAVKVENEKLLSSPNESNETQPKAEGEGEVEVTANPDVLNPSASGNKSNQGSVDQEKMAEVVQRVVQESVPQIVEAAMKNLQQLHLSSPSPSSSPTQTCDRLAWGKVVHKGIVCASCGQAVCGIRYKCCFCRDYDLCEVCEGKEGIHDPNHFFAKLRNHVPGIGLKNGEMVPVLKHFVYKMTVKEGYKKEKKEERRKEKDEKKERKKEKLIIKEREKEKRDVKRRIKKEWRQIRESDADTSNERMGNCLNAEFIADASIPDGTVIKAGHKFLKRWIVKNKGRKWNAKTVLQCLEGNILVATEENKVKVPSLKLDEEGELMVPFIAPLAPGRYESKWQLCHHSIPFGPLFWCQIVVEEEKVENEMLLNQDSPTETEAPKYPSYDSTTLINSAFPERDTSPVRKLVEDLVLQEPMAEEPDEASGSDVYLSSTEDTAEFEKIRLPLESVTVSCQTAQFSELEWDAAGCGLEVESFDGAEIEELVACAVEDATSDVESVATDMSDEFMVVPVPPCFDPNAPLTADPSPVTVSVTEYKQMTESQQRAFSFTLSDQPPLKTELDRVPGTTFFIDQRSVRSDDTSMETISRTTVDEDDKVFEPLNDSIPQLPDPPVSEPRLEGLIAPEEPPRDLSYEPTQPEMPIITEPVNVPAPEPAARNEDESDVNEDDNGDIDDERTGAPAVPDVTSQPIAAQPVSSSDEPAPVALQPEPSSPVVMVPTTVPVSEVMVVKRVRQNSASSDFASSVVSDVLSTAIDAAASAGRAVYSTVENFLSGVPKPEATATYNPAQGCEVSVNRPSEAEPSSNEAPVVNEVTWPPGRSTSTCHECLMEMGFCNRRLNEQLLEKHNNNVANVVSELLSLTDNDWSTRRH